From Thermodesulfobium sp. 4217-1:
CTTTAAGAAGGTGGAGTTAAAGTATTTTGAGTTTAAAGAAATGCATCTTTCGAACAAGTATAATAGATGAGAAGAATAAACTTTTTGGGCTGCTGATATAGAGAGCTTTACAATAACATAAATATGATTATAAATTCTCTCTATTTCTAAGAATATTACTCTTAGAAGCTTTGAATAGCCGCTTAGCTCTATACCAAGGGCCTCTTCTATTGCCTGGGTAAATGCTACAGAGTGAGAAAATGCAAAGTTTGAGCAAACTGACTCTGCAAGAGGTATGGCCTCATCAAAAGATCGACCAACCATAAGATTTTCAATCTTTCGTGATTTATAGGTTTGGTCTATGTTTACTGCAAGCATTCTTTCACCATAAGTTTTAAGATGGTAGATTGAGCACTCCTGATTGGCTCCTGCTAAAGGACCTAGCCTGAAATTAAATACCTCTTCTGACGTAATGTTAGAATCTGTGTAAACATAGTCCCTATCTCTAAGCCAGTCATAATACTTAAAGTCTGTTTTTTGAGATAGATCAACAAGCCCTGTAAATGTGCCAGAGGATACAAGTAATTTTTCTGTATTATCTGAAGATATTATCCCTAAAAGTCTTTTCATTTTATTATTCCTCCAAGAAAGCTGTATAAAAATGGAATTGCAATCAAGAATAACAGGGACAAAGAAATACTTATCATAGGAATGTATACGAATTTGCTTTCAATAAAAGGTTTTTTGTCAGACTCACTGAACACCATGGATATGACTTTGTTGTTAATAAAGAGAAACGCAATGCACAAAAACGCAAACAGCACCGCTCCTGTGATATAACCATATATTTGGATTACCTTTGATAGTATTATCAGCTCCCCTACAAAGGTAGCAAATGGTGGAGCTCCTGTCACGGCAAGCGATCCGAAGAAGAAGAACAAACCTGTTTTTGGCATAAGGTTTATCATATTTTTTACATCTTCAATTTTTTTAGTTTTAAATCTGTGAAGTATGTTACCAGTCAACATAAAGGTTCCTGACTTTGCAAGGGCATGGGAGAAGATTAGAATTATGGCTCCAAAGAGACCAAAAGTTCCAAGGCTGATGCCAATCAAGGACATGCCCATATTTTCAATTGAAGAATAAGCAAACAGTCTCTTGTAAATTGTTTGTGAGCCTGCAATGATAGCTGCTGTGGCCACGCTAAGAAATCCTAAGGAAAATGCAAAGAGGCTAAGGTAGTAATTTGGAAATATTTCAAATATTCTAATCAAAGGATAAAGGGAGACTGGCAAGAGTACTGCAGAAAATATAGCGCTCACTGGTGCTGGAGCCTTTCCGTGAGCGTCAGGAAGCCATGTGTACATTGGGAAGATGCCGGCCTTAGTGCCGTATCCAATGATTGACAAGAGAGATCCCAATAAAAATATGCTATCAGTTGGGTGGAGTTGCAATAAGCTAAATATAGATAGTGTTTTCTCGCTAGAGTATATAAATAGGGTAGCTATAAGAGATATTATTAAGCCAACTGACACAATTATTATATATCTGTATGCTGCCTCGACTGCAATTGAGTCGTTTTGGGTAGACACCAAAAGAGCGCTAGTAAAG
This genomic window contains:
- a CDS encoding proton-conducting transporter membrane subunit, producing the protein MINFEFIYLLPCLISFIASIIGFFAFKRFAKTISIASSVLCILSVIVGFWEPTVQNNYLYVDNLSKVFSLMISIVYLSVVIFSIEYINHIENKLIKVHQYFSLLNIFVSALFASVVLNNLGLIWVGIEATTFTSALLVSTQNDSIAVEAAYRYIIIVSVGLIISLIATLFIYSSEKTLSIFSLLQLHPTDSIFLLGSLLSIIGYGTKAGIFPMYTWLPDAHGKAPAPVSAIFSAVLLPVSLYPLIRIFEIFPNYYLSLFAFSLGFLSVATAAIIAGSQTIYKRLFAYSSIENMGMSLIGISLGTFGLFGAIILIFSHALAKSGTFMLTGNILHRFKTKKIEDVKNMINLMPKTGLFFFFGSLAVTGAPPFATFVGELIILSKVIQIYGYITGAVLFAFLCIAFLFINNKVISMVFSESDKKPFIESKFVYIPMISISLSLLFLIAIPFLYSFLGGIIK